The Nostoc sp. NIES-3756 DNA window TAGTTCGGCTAATGAATGACTGATTGAAACAATAGCTATTTAATTTGAAAATTAGACTTTAAATTCCGAATTACCTAGTCAGCATTTTCACCTTGTTGGCTATTAGCTGTTACTTGAGTATGTTGTATAAACATATTTCAGTAAAAATAATGTTTATTATTGGGATAGTCACATCTACATGGATATAAAAGTAGTTTCCTGACGATTTTCTAATTTTTTTCTCAGGATTTTTTAGGACTAAGTATGGTATGGGGTTAGTAGTGCCGAGTTAAATTCTTGTCAGTTGACTGTGGACTAATAACCAATGACTAATGACCATATTCTGCCTTGATGTCTCGCAGCATGAGTTCATCAAGAGCTTGTCTGGGGGTGACTTCACCTTGTAATAATCGGTAAACTTGCTCGGTAATGGGCATAACTATATTTTGCTGCCTAGCTAATTGGACTAGTACCTGACAAGTGTTTACTCCTTCGGCTGTTCCTGGTAATTTCTCAAGAATTTGTGTCAAGGTTTCACCACTAGCTAATTGATAGCCAACTTGGTAATTGCGGCTTAAGGCACTATTACAGGTAGCTAACAAATCTCCTAGACCAGATAACCCATAAAATGTTTCCGTTTTCGCACCCCAACAATTACCAATGCGAATTATTTCTGTGAGTCCGCGTGTGACTAACGCGGCTTTGGCGTTAGTTCCTAATTGCAAACCGTCACATACACCAGATGCGATCGCAATTACATTCTTTAGTGTACCGCCCAACTCCACACCCACAGGGTCGGGATTTGTATAGACGCGAAAACGAGATGAGGAAAACGCTACCTGCACTGTAGCGGCGGCTGTAGTTACACGACTAGCTACTACCGTAGCGGCTGGTAAAGATTGGTCAATTTCCTTTGATAAATTTGGCCCAGAGAGGACAACTACTGGATGATTAGGGAAGCAAGATTGCCAAATTTGCGAAGGCGTATATATAGTTTGGGGTTCTAAACCTTTGGTAGCGGTGACAAATATTGTTTCTGGTGGAAGGGTGAGAGATTGAATTTTTGAAGCAACTTCTCTCACCCCTTTCATGGAGATGGCAGAGAGAATGATATCAGCATCTTGTGTAACTTCTGCCAGTGTTTCATTCCCCTGTCGTGACCATACACGCACCCTATGGCCATTGGCTATTGCTAAATTCGCCAGGGATGCACCCCAAGCGCCTGCACCTAAAATTGATATGGTAGTTTCTCGCACTGATCTATATAAATAGGGAGTGGGGAGATGAGGGAGAGGGGGGAGATAAAACTTGGCTTACTTCCTACTCAGCACTCAGCACTTTTTTTCTTGGGTATCGCTCCATTAATTCTCTTACTTGTTCGGCGTGGTAAGAGCTTCTAGTTAGGGGTGAGGAAACGACTTGTAAAAATCCTAGTTCTTCACCGTAAGCTTGCCAAGCTGCGAATTGTTCTGGGGTAACAAAGTCGTTGACTTGCAAGTGTTTTTGACTGGGTTGGAGATATTGCCCAATTGTCAGGATATCGCAATCTACGGCGCGTAAGTCCTGCATGACTTGACGAATTTCTGCGTCTGTTTCCCCAAGACCGACCATGATACCTGATTTGGTGTACAGCCAAGGAGCAATTTGACGAGATAGCTGCAATAATTCTAGGGTGCGATCGTAGTTACCTTGGGGTCTGACTCGCCGATAAAGTCGGGGAATAGTTTCTGTATTATGGTTGAGTACCTCTGGCGATGCTTGGAGAATTATTTCTAACGCTTCCCAATTACCGCACAAGTCAGGAATTAACACCTCAATTGTGGTTTGAGGCGATACTGCACGAATCTCTTGAATACATTTGACAAATTGTGATGCACCACCATCTGGTAAATCATCTCGGTTAACTGAAGTGATAACCACATGATTAAGTCTCATCCGCCGCACAGCTTCCGCTAATCTCGTTGGTTCTGTGGGGTCGAGAGCTTTGGGTTTTTTCTCAAAATCAATATCGCAGTAAGGACAAGCACGGGTGCAAGCTGGCCCCATAATTAAAAATGTGGCTGTACCAGCTTGGAAGCATTCACCAATATTCGGACATGACGCTTCCTCACAAACTGTATTTAGGGCTAAATCCCGTAAAATTTCCTTGACGTTACCAACGCGCTCCCATTGAGGCGCTTTTACCCGAAGCCAGTCTGGTTTTACAGTCACAATCCGCTTTTACCACTCAATGTTATACAAATCTAATCCTAGCAAGCAAATTCCTTTCCTATTCATTTATATATATAGATGTGTTTTGATCTACAAATCTTTTCTTTTGGCTGTCAACCGCCAACACTTTATGTAATTTAATTATGTAATAGCAAATATGCTATTATTTATGTTATTATGGCAGAGATTCGCAATTTTCTCTACGGGATGTAGCGCAGCTTGGTAGCGCACTTCGTTCGGGACGAAGGGGCCGCTGGTTCGAATCCAGTCATCCCGATTTGTCCTGTTGTCAACTGCCAAATTGTTTGTCCGCGTTGACAAATTGTTGTCCGTCTTGCCAAATTAATGTCTGTATTGACAAATGACTTAATAATGAGAGTCTATCAACATTAGGAACTATTAAAATCATAGTCCTAATTTATTGTTAGTGCTTTAGTTCAGGATTTCCCGAACGAAGTGCGCCTTTCAACCCACCTTTGTTTAAATATAAATTATTTGTCTTATCAATACCTTTTTCTGGTTGATGTGTAGTTTTTAATCCACCTCTAGCTGAGAGGGATGTTGAAACTCAAGGCTTGTAAAGAGCCTTGGGGCTTGGTTGTACACTTTCAACCCGCCTCTAGCTGGGAGGGGTGTTGAAACAAAAGTTTATTGTTAAGTAAAAGACTAGGTTTTATCCTTCAATCCGCCTCTAGCTGGGAGGGGTGTTGAAACTCGGCAAGGGTGGTTAGAGTCGTAATAGCGGTCATACTTTCAACCCGCCTCTAGCTGGGAGGGGTGTTGAAACCTTATATGTTTTTTCTACCCCTTCTTCTCGCTTTGTCTTTCAACCCGCCTCTAGCTGGGAGGGGTGTTGAAACCGAACCTCTCCCTACTCCTGAAGAAGCAGTGGAAATGGTCTTTCTGTCGAATAACTAATTGCACTCCTGCTAATAATGTATCTTGATTATCCAATTCTGCCACATTAGACTTACTAATCAAGACTTGGTTCTCAGGATTTTTATGCAATGGTAACCGGACTGTAAAGGTAGCTCCTTGTCCTTTTCCTGGGCTTTCTGCCTGGATTGTACCACCATGTAATTCGACTAGATAAGCTAATCGGCACTTAAGTTGCATAATAAGAAAATGAAGCAGTTTAAAAGCGACGATGCCGCCCCCAGCCAAGAACTTTTTAACGCCAGAACAAGTTAGCTCCTTACAGCAAGCTCTAAAAGAGAGCGAACAGCCGCATGTTAGGGAAAGAATTCTAATTATTCTGCTCCAGAACGATGGGAAACCGCAACAGGAGATTGCGAAATTTTTAGGCTGCTCGCACAGAACAGTGGCATATTGGTGTATGCACGGTGAGCCAGATAATCTAGAATCTCTACATAATAAAAGAGAGTATGAACATTACCGCAAAGCTACTCCTGAATATATTGAACTGTTATTAAAAACTGTTGACCAGGAACCATCCACTTTAGGGTATGAATTTGGAAAATGGACGGCAGAGAGACTAGCTACATATTTAACCCAAAAAACAGGAATTGATTTAAGTAGTTCTCAAGTAATTCAATGGTGCTTAGTGTCTTTTTAAAATCATCATCTTCTAAGGTGTCAAACTCATAAAGTGTTGGAAAGCTAGTTAACAAATCACAATCATGTAAAATTTTATCTAGCTCCTGCCCTCCAACTAAGACAACAGAAACATTAGATTCGTCAAAAAGTTGCTTTAGGTCTAATAATGCCTCTCTTTGGAGATTGTCAGCATTATCAACAATGACTTGTTCTATCCCAAATAATTCCAAACTACCAGCTAATCTTGGACGTAAATCTTCTCGTTTACCTGTTGGTGCTGCGTGGTTAATATCCTTAAGAATTTGCGAAAACAGACGCTTAGAACTTGATGCTGACCAAGCTCTTACATACGATACTTTCTTCCTATCCTCTTCCCGATAATGAACCGAGGCTCGGCTTTTCCCAACATCTCTTGGCCCAACTACTCGACCGCATTGTTTTAATATTCGCAACTCATCCAGCCATCTGAAATATTCACAAGCCCGATCAGTGGGTATAAAGCAATTACTGAATATTTCTTCAATTTCAACGACTTTAGCAAGTTGATTATTTAACTCTAGTTGAGGAGCTAAGGTTTCAACATTAGGCTGAATTACAAGTTGTGATTGTGCCATACATCACCAAATATTCTTTAAATTTTGTTTGCGTCTAGAAATAACTAACTGATGCCTTTCCTGTTTTAAATTGTCTGCTTGCTCAGATACTTCTATTTGCACCTCAGTTTTTGGAACCTGTATTTCCTCCCTAGAAACTCTCTCTGGCAATACTTCAATTGGGTCATCATTCTTTACATAATTCTTAGCTCTACTTTTTCTTAATTCAACAACATTAGAGTTTTTCTTAGAACCAGAACGTAAGCGTTTTTGTTCTGCTTGTCTTCTTTCTTTCTTTTCCTGTTTACGCTCTTTTACAAGCTCCTTACGCTTACCTAATGCTAATAGAGCATCATAATTAGAATGCTCTCTACGAGCCTTGCTACGCTCCTTATTAAGACTTTTCAATTCTTCTATACTCAATTCTTGGGTATCCATGTTTACTGCATGAACGTACCCTAAGAAATCTCCTATGTCATCATTTGCATCACAACTGTAGACATATAATGTCAGAATATGGTCTGGGTCATATCTCAGTGTCACATATTCACCTTTGTAAGCCCTGAGTGATTCTCCTCGATAAATCAGGTTCTCGAACTGGATAGAACCATGAGCTTGAACAACCCGTTGAGTTTCTTTCATTAAACAAATATCCAATTCTCGCTCATCTAAAGGCTCAGGTAGTTTTCCTCCCATTCCCTTGAACCATCTTTCAAATCTTGTCTCGCGGGGATCTTTGGGATAAGGTTCATGATTATAAATGTCACAAAAGAAACTAGCCAAAATCTTGTCTATATCCTGTATGCCCAAACAAGCTTCTTTTTCTGCGTTTTCAGGGCGTTCCTGAACATTAGATCCTGTGTAACCAGGTAAGTCTTTGAGAACTTGAGTATTAATCGTTTTAAAAATCCGTTCTACAATACCACCTTGGTTTGGGCGATCGCGCAATTCGCATTGAAATCGCAGTTTCTTGCCGATGGCTTTGAGATGTTTAGAGCGAAAATCTTTGCCGCCATCAGTGAAAAAGTATTGAAAAGGAGGGCCATAACCCCAAGGTTTACTCAATTCATAATCATGGGGATACTGCTTGGGTAATATAGAATGTCTTAAAGCAAGAGCCACTTCAGCAGACCCAGGTTGTTTTATCCATAAGTGGAAACCTAAAACACAACTGGAGAAAGTATCAACAACAGTAGTTAACCAAGGTCGCTCAGGTAATAACACACCGTTACTATCAACTATCCGAATATCCAGTTCTGTATGGTCACATTGAATAATTTGGTTGCTAAACTCAGCTTTTAGTTGCTTGCCATCTCGTGTTTCCACCGTCAACCAAGATCCAGAACCTGGATTTCTAATTTTTTTCTTCCGTTTTTGTTGCTCAATTAACGGATTTAAAATTCGGTAGACAGTAGCCGGATGAGGATAGTCTCCATGTTCAAGCCCAAGGTCAACGATCGCGTGGCGCTTTACCTCACGAACTACAGATGCTGGCGACATTGGATGTTTTTCTTTTAGGCTATTTTCGTAAATTGTTTTTATATATTGTTGCCAGTATTCGCTAACTCGATGTTTGCCCTTGTCACAGCGTTGTACTCCGGCTGTCTCATTTAATCTGTCTCCATTGTATTCTTTGAGAAGACGCTCCACCTGCCGAGTAGAAACACCAAGAGTGTCTGCAACTGCCTGTTTTCTCTGAGACTTAATCTGTCGATTCGGTGATTCAGCAAGCCATTGGATGAGATTAAATTTGAGTTTCTGGCTATCTGAGGATTCCAGAATAATGTGTAATGGATCGACCACAAAATTACTTTCACTAAGGAAAATAGCTTCTGTAATTTGTGTCAATTCTCCGGTTAATCCAAATTCTTTGTCTGGCATTTAAGCGAGGAGAATGTAGTTATTGGTAGTATTAATGTACCATTAACTGAAGAAAATGCGACATTGAATTTGCAATGTGACAAAATTTAGATTAACGACATTAATTTACGAGTTTTAATGTTAGCGACATATAATGTGCGAAGTTGAGAATTTGGCATTTTTAGCTGACAATGTTTTGAAAGCTTTATATAATAAGCTTTTTAGATGCTCAAGATGTTCATGTCGTTATTTGCGAAGTGCGACAGATAATGTGCGAATGTACAGGTACGTATCAAACGACAGGAAATTTTGGAAGCTAGGAAAGTAGATCCAGGTCAGTCCCCATCCGGTGATCACTTGAAGCAACAGTGCTGCAAGTCCAAAGCCCTCGAAGTGTTCTTCAAAGTGATGAACGCGATCGGGGGTGCGGTTTTTGAGTGCTTGAGGCAACACCGTTACGGCAAATACCAAATGCCCACCCGTCCAGACGGTGGCTCCCAAAGTATGCAGGATAACTAGGATTTTGAACAGCATCAGAAGCAATAAATCAGGACTCGTTATCTATTGTGTCAGGATTTGTTAACTTATTTAAGGTGATTGAGCTATTTACCTCCAATTTTGTAATTATAGATACAGAAATTATTTGTTTTACTCTCTCTGGTCTAGTTGGAGAGAGTACTGCTCGCAAGTTTTAATGGATTACAGACGGAGAAAGCCTATGTCCTTTCAAACAGTTTCGGTTAATTCGACCGCCCCGATCCTGGCAAACCAGATCACTTCAGGTTGGAACCCCGTCTGCCACATCACATACAACCGAGATACTTGGGTAAAGTTGCTCCAACCACCTAGTGACTATGCCTTTGAGGAAGCCAAGTTACTCTGCCAGGAATCTTCAGTGACTTGGGTTGCCTGGGTGCCAGATTACGGTGAAGTGGTACTAGATCGTAGTCAGTTCTATTGCTAATCAAAAGCACGGTTGATATACCCACCAGCTATTTCACTAAGACATTATTTGCCAGGTCAACAATGCAAGGTCAAGGTCTGGCGGGTATGGGCAAGTAAGTAATTTAGGTATTAAACAGGTTGAGTGTGATGAATGTCGAGTCGGCTATTGATTGGGATGAAATATTTGAGTATCTGCCTGGGACAATGGTAGAACTAAAAAATAATCCTGGGATTTTGCATCAGATTGATTACTATGAAGCCACGATGGTTCCTCCAATCTGGTTGGTGAATGATCCGCGTCCGCGTTACTCTCACGAGTTGCAAATTGTCTCCCGTCGTGATATCCAGGTTTGCGACATAGGGTCGCAGGTTGTTGCATTCTGAGCAAGTGCTGTTTCTGGTATTAAGCGTGAATTAAGCTTAATGACCGGAATTAACCACCAATTTGAAACATCATTGCTTTGGAAAGCAGTTTTTGTTTTT harbors:
- a CDS encoding NAD(P)H-dependent glycerol-3-phosphate dehydrogenase — protein: MRETTISILGAGAWGASLANLAIANGHRVRVWSRQGNETLAEVTQDADIILSAISMKGVREVASKIQSLTLPPETIFVTATKGLEPQTIYTPSQIWQSCFPNHPVVVLSGPNLSKEIDQSLPAATVVASRVTTAAATVQVAFSSSRFRVYTNPDPVGVELGGTLKNVIAIASGVCDGLQLGTNAKAALVTRGLTEIIRIGNCWGAKTETFYGLSGLGDLLATCNSALSRNYQVGYQLASGETLTQILEKLPGTAEGVNTCQVLVQLARQQNIVMPITEQVYRLLQGEVTPRQALDELMLRDIKAEYGH
- the lipA gene encoding lipoyl synthase, yielding MTVKPDWLRVKAPQWERVGNVKEILRDLALNTVCEEASCPNIGECFQAGTATFLIMGPACTRACPYCDIDFEKKPKALDPTEPTRLAEAVRRMRLNHVVITSVNRDDLPDGGASQFVKCIQEIRAVSPQTTIEVLIPDLCGNWEALEIILQASPEVLNHNTETIPRLYRRVRPQGNYDRTLELLQLSRQIAPWLYTKSGIMVGLGETDAEIRQVMQDLRAVDCDILTIGQYLQPSQKHLQVNDFVTPEQFAAWQAYGEELGFLQVVSSPLTRSSYHAEQVRELMERYPRKKVLSAE
- a CDS encoding ATP-binding protein, which codes for MAQSQLVIQPNVETLAPQLELNNQLAKVVEIEEIFSNCFIPTDRACEYFRWLDELRILKQCGRVVGPRDVGKSRASVHYREEDRKKVSYVRAWSASSSKRLFSQILKDINHAAPTGKREDLRPRLAGSLELFGIEQVIVDNADNLQREALLDLKQLFDESNVSVVLVGGQELDKILHDCDLLTSFPTLYEFDTLEDDDFKKTLSTIELLENYLNQFLFFGLNM
- a CDS encoding Mu transposase C-terminal domain-containing protein encodes the protein MPDKEFGLTGELTQITEAIFLSESNFVVDPLHIILESSDSQKLKFNLIQWLAESPNRQIKSQRKQAVADTLGVSTRQVERLLKEYNGDRLNETAGVQRCDKGKHRVSEYWQQYIKTIYENSLKEKHPMSPASVVREVKRHAIVDLGLEHGDYPHPATVYRILNPLIEQQKRKKKIRNPGSGSWLTVETRDGKQLKAEFSNQIIQCDHTELDIRIVDSNGVLLPERPWLTTVVDTFSSCVLGFHLWIKQPGSAEVALALRHSILPKQYPHDYELSKPWGYGPPFQYFFTDGGKDFRSKHLKAIGKKLRFQCELRDRPNQGGIVERIFKTINTQVLKDLPGYTGSNVQERPENAEKEACLGIQDIDKILASFFCDIYNHEPYPKDPRETRFERWFKGMGGKLPEPLDERELDICLMKETQRVVQAHGSIQFENLIYRGESLRAYKGEYVTLRYDPDHILTLYVYSCDANDDIGDFLGYVHAVNMDTQELSIEELKSLNKERSKARREHSNYDALLALGKRKELVKERKQEKKERRQAEQKRLRSGSKKNSNVVELRKSRAKNYVKNDDPIEVLPERVSREEIQVPKTEVQIEVSEQADNLKQERHQLVISRRKQNLKNIW